The following DNA comes from Nicotiana sylvestris chromosome 10, ASM39365v2, whole genome shotgun sequence.
aagaatttttttctatgattaaataaaattttaaaaatataaaataaatttctaatatttgtaatcttactaatgaaaattaaaaattgaattgtatcttatagctaaaaagaaataaaatttaactgcatctaatgcaatattaattataagagaactcaatacatttggaacatgataatcaaataacttatatattaatattttatactaattaaaagttacaatttaaaacaaaatatgacattattttggTTATAGGTAAAACATTAATATATAACTAATTAAAATTTATTGTAGGGAAGAGAACGTATATAAAAAAATGGAGGTAGTGagaggatacttatactttaaattaatttaaaaaatagataaaataaaattatgaaattatctttaaaaatattactgaaaaatttaaatgattaaaatattatgaataggaggataaaaacataaaaatatatcaaatttcaagaataaaacatttatttttattaaatactattAACATGATAATAAGCAAGACATTAAGTTAATTGTaagctaataaaaaattatatgataatataataatattaaatattaaataatacaataactacaagaaaagaacaaaaaaaaaattacgtaAAAATAATGTGATGAATAAGTCATATTTGACTTCcagataaaaataaagtgatagtaagaattttattaaaataatatgatctaatgCACTCGAACAAGATAGATCACAATATGACATGTTTAGTATTCATTAATAGCGATAGCGGAATGAAATGCAAGTaccaaaatcaaggggttaggttgctacaaatatatattaaaaagattggttgctcactacgagatttgaacaataatttcatatccggcttcataattaaattctcatattatataatttttatctgagtggtttatattttaaggttatttgtatATGATTCAAACAACCTACATCGCAATTTGAAATGATTTGTCCGCGCAtagcgcgggtactaatactagttatattaaaaggagagtagtgaagcatgaggTTAACCCAAGTGGCATATTGAGAAAAAGCCACTTggcattttaaaacaaaatataaatagATTTTATGACAAAATCTAATATAGATTAACAAGATTATGAGAAAATCAAAATTAAATTGTTCAAGAAATGTTTCTATAGTAAAATTCTATTTAAGGAATATTCTCCCTTCAATTTTGGTTTTCGTTCATGATACATTTCCCAACTCAAGGCTTGTCTATGTGATATTATCCCTTTAATTTAGGTGCCtatttaataatatatatatatataggcagaGTAATTATTGATCTGTATTTATattgtaaaattttatttttaataagatAATGATAATTTACAATGTGGTTAAGCCGAGTTAAGACACATAACAAAATTAGGAATAAGCTAATAAAAATTGCAATAAAATTTTTTGaattaataaattatatttatatatctATATCCATAGCCATATTCATATCTATAtcaatattttttatatacataaaatAAGAGGATAGTTTATAATGTAGTTAAATCAAGTGGCAAAATAATAAGAAGTCATTTGGCTTTTAGGATAAAATTAACAATTAATACTtagaaaaaatattattaatggaAGTAATTAGTTCAACTCTATCCTAAATTTAACGTAAATCTTCTatatcctcctcctcctcctcctcctccttcttctctggtttgttttatttttcattttcaccTTTCATATTTTATAATAGGCTATTATATAACAGACTTACGAAAGTTATAATAAATAATCGTAATACCGAACTTTACATTGGTAGATTACTAAGAAATGTCATATTGTAGATAAAGCCACGTAAGTAAAGTCTAAtagataaaacaaacaaaaaattgaagaataaaaataaattagagataaataaaataaatatgtaatacttaaaaaaaattgaaataattTAAGAATTTAGAGCAAtagtttaaaataaaataaatatttatgcaAGATAAAAAATTTACATATATTTGGATAATGATATTAAATGAAGTGACAAGTTAATGAAAAACCACATGAAATTGTGATTATACTATATATAcagtttgaattatatttataatttgaattagtttaaataaataaattaaatagctagataatataatattattgatacatttaaatgataaaagagtCCCAAGTAAGAGGataaattgtaaaaatacatTAAATTTCAAGAATGAAAAAATTATAATTACCGATGATTATTATAAGAAAGATTATCAAAATATCAAGACAGTtggtaaattaataaaaaatcacATGACAGTAGACGATATTAAGTAATGagtaatacaataactataagcaaagaacaaaaagaaaaaaaaatgtagaAGGATAAGACATATTTGAACTTGAGATGTAAAACAAAATTTTagtaagaattttattaaaataatatgatttAATATGCTCAAACAAGATATATCACAATGTGACAtatttagtattctttaatattgaTAGCGAAATGAAATGCAAGTAAGAAAATTAAGAGATTATGTTGTTGCTAGACTTAAGAAagttaaaataaataattgtaaTGCCGAACTTAACATTAGTAGATTACTAAAAATGTCATATTGTGGATAAGGCCACGTAACTAAAGTCTGAtagataaaacaaaagaaatggaagaataaaaataaattagagataaataaaataaatatgcaatACTTAAAAAAATTATTGACTAATTGAAATAATTTAAGAATTTAGAGAAAtagtctaaaaataaaataaatatttatgcaAGATCAAAATTTTACTtatctatttatattatatttagaTAATGATATTAAATGAAGCGACAAGTTAATGAAAACCACATGAAAATATGATAATACTATATATTAGACTTTAAATATATACTTTGAATTATACTTATACTTTGAATtagtttaaataaataaataaattaaatagatAGATAATATAATATTATTGATACACTTAAATGATAAAAGAGTCTCGAGTAAGAGGGTAAAGTGTAAAAATACattaaatttcaagaataaaaaattataattatCGATAATTATTATAAGAAAAATTATCAAGACATTAAGTCAAACTAATAAAAAATCACATGATAGTAGACAACATTAAGTAATGagtaatacaataactataagcaaagaacaaaaagagaaaaaaatgtagAAAAATAAGATATATTTTAACTTGAGATGTAAAACAAAGTTTTagtaagaattttattaaaataatatgatttaattatgtttaGATCACAACGTGATATGATATTAATTAAGGAACGAGATGCAAGTAATAAAATCAAGAGATTATGTTCTTacaaattcaaaaagaaaaaaatagcttATCCAGTACAAGATTTGGAAAATGATTTTATGTACTTTTCTTTCTTAATATCTAATGATTATCTataatttttatgtgaaaatttaatAGTAAAGTTATTTGCACATAACCTAAATAATACAAATTATAATTTGACATACTTtgtgtccgcgcatcgcgcgggtgcTAATACTAGTAATAATAAGAAGGTAAAAAAAAGTAGTCTTTTAATTAATTATCCTTAATTATGTTTTTACTACCTCTTAGTATATTCATATTCCTATAAATAatgaataaaaaaacaaaaaggaagaAGGAAAAGATTGCGGCGCCATAAACACACTCCCTCTCAGTCCGACACCACCTTTCACTCTCCACTCAAAACCCTAACTTCGATTCATATGCTAATTTCTATTAATTCTTCGTAATTTTTTTCGAATATCTTTCTCAAAAGTTTGTATTAATGGAGCAAAAACAGAAAGAGCAGAAATTTTTAGTTTCATCTGCATCAATGGTTTTACGTTCTTCGTATTCTATAGTTTTGGAAACCGGTTCGGTTTTTTGTCGGTTCACTTTTCAGTCCGGTTCACCTGAGCTTCGATTTGGTCATGGCTCAAATGACGTCATTTTTGTTAATCTTCAATCTTCCCAGGTAAAATTTtatgtattttgtatatataattCATTTTTGTTCATGTATGAATATTGAGGATTTAGATAAAAACTAAATTTTTGTTAGAAACGACGTAAACACTACAAATCACAAAATTTCTTAATTTCTTATAGATAATTTTACTGTATGTTTTAGAAACTTCATAAAATACTACATAAAGAACAAAACATTTTAATTAAAAAGGCCATTTGAACCAACTAATCATGTTACTCCGTCCGTCACAATTTACGTGATGCAATCTGACGACTGGGCATGTAGTTTAAGAAAGGAAGAAACATGTAGTCAGTGTGATATTTGTGTTGTTACAAAACATCTTATTAAGGGTAATAgaaagtttaaaattaaatttaaatatAAAAAGTAAAGAGTATCACGTAAATTGGGATGAAGggagtaatttttttaaaactagtAAAAATACTATAACTCATAAATTTCATTTAGATAAATCTATTATATATTCGGAAACTACGTTAATATACTATAAAGAACAAAACTTTAAAAGTTGAAAAAGCCATTTGAATAACCAAACCATGTTAATGTTATATATTTGGGATGGATGGTAAGTATGAAGTAATAATAATGATGGTGATCTTTTGGCTCACATTTTCTGCACTTTCTTATACATGAATAACCTTATTGAATTAGTTAAAGTTGTGGTGGGGCTTTCACATTTTGTACATTTTCTCTCACGTTTTCTAGTCAGTAACCAACAGTCAAACAGACTGACCAGTGGTTTTTAGCAGAGAAGTGCAGAAAATGGAGAATAAAACTGAAAACGTGATAATTTTAACTGATGCATGCTCGTTAGGATTTATCTTTAGCTATGTGTTTGAGGGGCATTATCTTAGCCTTggttcttctttcatttttccaGTTATTCAAGCTAGGCCCTGCTGACTCTCTATGCATATCTGAAGCTTCTGAAGCCAATAAAGAGGTATGATATATAGAGCATAAGGTCGTATAATATTGTGATACTGGACTGATTAGTTGTTTTTTACCTGCAAATAAACTTAGAATCCTGTTCAGTCCGGTAAGGATTTCTAGAGATGTTGTGATGTTGCAGTACCTTTTGTCAATGCTGATTTTTCTAGTGAATGTTATACCATCAATGGAATCAACAGACTCTTAGGAAtgcttccacttcatttgattttgaTTAGAATAAAATCTAATTATTAACTACCATAATTACAGTAGCATTAAAAGATTATCTATTAGAATATGCTGCCTGTACGAGTCTCATGCTCATATATTTGTTTGTAGATGATCAAGCACTACTCTGCAATCTGCATAATGCTGAAAACATGTACTACTGCAAACTTGTGTTCGACGTATTATTAATTTAACATGTTGCATTAGGATTACACGGTTATGTATGTGGAAAATATGTGTGTTTGTCAATTGGTATACATCACTTATCTTGTCCTGGAAAATAAGTCAAATGTGCTTATTTTAAATTTCAATTGGAATATGTTTGTGAAATTTGATGTTGTCATATTAATGTTATGCATTAACTTTGGTCTTTTGAACCAGataccatattcaaggggaaTTTCCATTCAATTTAGAAACGAGGAGGAAAGTAGGGCCTTCCATTGTGCATTTGAACAATGGAAGAAGGAAGTGGTTGTTCAAGGTCTGTTTTGATGTATGTCTGCAATTGCTCTGTAACAAGTTTCCATGCTACCTTGTGGAGTAGCCACATTCTCCTTTCCAACAACTGCTGCAGCTTTTCATGTTTGTTCAAGATTTATTTGATTCTTTGCAGTTGTCTAGATATTGTTGTTACTGAGATGCTAGTCTCATGATTCTGTGTGGTGAAATAACACTTGTTTTTTATAGCATTCTCTATGTGACATTTACTTAGATACCAATTTGTGAATGTTTGAAGTGTTGTGGAAAGAATCTTTACTTTTACTGGATTTTGTTtgtggcttttttttttttttttttttttttacgatTGATAAAGGTATTCTATTAAAGTGCAGCAAAGTGCTATTAATCCATTGTCAGTGTTGAGATGGAAGCATAGTTATTGAATTAGATAAATTAGATAGTTACTTTCTTAACATGTCCCGAGGTATTAAGAGCCTTATAATCTGCCAAGTGTTATCAACATTTGATTGGTTATTGTCATCTATTCTACTATGGGTTGCCTTGGATTACTAATTCCTTTGTTGAGTTTTTCTAAAGCACTTACTTTTATTCCCCACAAAAACTACAGTTTAGATACTTGACCTCCTAATAAGAAAAAGCTGGTTTTAGATATTTGATTATGTTTAtcatatcaaaaaagaaaaaagaagatattGACTATGTTTAGCTTAATCTAGGTATACAAAGTCAATATGAAGGTTCAAAAACGTCTTGCCGAGATTCTCCATAAATGTTCTCCTTTTACTATATAATTAATGGTTTTTCTTTCTTTAGCTCGTGTAAATAAAAAGGGAACTGCTCTTGCTGCCATAAGAAAGTAATATGGTTCCTTCCCTTTACCATCTCGGTATCTTATTAATAAAATTTGACCTtatcaaacaaaaagaaaagtaaTATTGTTCCTGTCAAAAACTTAGGAATGTTTCACCATGACATGTTACTTCCCCATTTTTGATGAATTGATTACGTAAGATCAATGCATTTAAGGACATCTATAGTACTGCTCTACTCAGTGAAGCTAACtgtagttacttaatgaaaaagaATCTGCGATTTAACTGCTTTTCAGTCTCTTAAGATATTAAACTTTTGTTTCTTACACCACAAGTGGGCTAATGAAATTTTTGATATAAGAATAAATAATGCTGACTTGTGTAAATGTAACTTGTTCTTGTCTTTCTTTCAGAATGTCCTTTGACAAATGGAGCAGTATCAACTTCGAAAAGCAAATTTGATGACAAAATAGAGTCATCTTCTGCCAAAATGTACTTTCACTACTATGGGCAGCTATTGCATCAGCAGAATATGTTGCAGGATTTTGTAAGGACAGGTAGTATTCTGAACTTTAATATTTTCTATGTTTTTCCTCTGGTCATGACCTGGGAATTTCTTTATAGAGGTTCATAGTGTGTCACGAGATGATGTGCTCCCTTTTGTTGCTCCTAGAATATTAcggaactcttctctttttaatTTCTAAAGGATCAAATAGCTAAATCCCACTATGGAGAGTTTGACTTGGCAAGTATGAAAACTTGCAGGAACCTATTATTCTGCTGTTATTGAGAACCGTGCTGATTTTCTTGGTCGCATAGTGGTTGATGTTGGTGCTGGTAGTGGCATTTTGTCATTATTTGCTGCTCAGGTGATCTGTTTGTACCAATGCATCTTGTGTATTTCGATAAATGATATCAACCATGGCACAGCCAGTTATGCTGATATCTCTActctctatcttttctttttcccacCTCTCTACACCCAAAAAAAAATCATAGGCCGGGGCAAAGCATGTTTATGCCATAGAGGCTTCTGAAATGGCCGAATATGCAAGAAAACTTATTGCTGGAAATCCATCACTGAATGAAAGAATTACAGTAAGTGTTCTTTTACTTGTTTAAGCTGACCCCTCTTAATATGGTATTGAGGTGGTGTTTATGGATTgattcttcttttgtcttttcggTGTCTTTTCAAGTGCTATCCGACTTATTCTTATAGTATCTTGGTAGTGCTTGTTATGCTTTTTTGTAATGTTTCATCCATGTATGTTTAGGTAATCAAAGGAAAGGTTGAAGATGTAGAGTTACCCGAGAAAGCTGATATTTTGATCTCTGAGCCAATGGGTAAGCTTGTCTAGTTAGTTTAATTCATTATAGATCATGTTAACTTCTAAGATGGAGCATTGTGTATACTTTGGTCGTGCTGCAAGTTTGTCAGACTTTAGGTTATTCCCCTGGATTGACGGCTAAGTTATTCATGAAACATCACTATAACTGTATCGGTGTTAATTATTTGATTAAATGTTTGCAAAGCGAGTAAAGATAAGCTTGCTGTTAGAGTATGTTTTCAAGAACCTATACTATTAAAGACAGAGAGTATATGAAAGATTAAGACAATGGCAACATCTGATCTGATGAATGCTTGCGCAATCTGTGGACCAAACAAAAATGAAGAGAAGATCCATTTTTCCTATGTGCTAGGAACAATTCCGATTGCCTATAAAAGCTGAGAGCATTAAACACAAATATACATGTCCAGTAGCCAATGCACATCCTAAAAACTAACAAAATACATACTACAAGTGGAGTTGCATTTAAATTTGTATTGCCTGATTATCCACTATTTTCCTTATAGGGTGAAGATTCCTAGTATTCAGCATTTGCTATATTTGTTTTCATATTGTGGAATCTAAAGTCCTATTTTACTACAGACAGCTGCAGCTTTTGCCAGAAACTTCATTCTCAGATGCATCAATcatgaaagattttttttttcttttttctttttgtaatattTGCATCTGCATCTTATAGCTAACTAAAACAATAGGTTCCTTTTGGCCGTTAAAAATGAGCACTTCTTTTTTAAGTCCAAGAAATAATTTTCTgttattttctttcaattctgGTTTTCGTTTTAGTTATCTGAACAACATACTTTTGGTTCTGTCACTTATCTCTGTCTTTTTCTTTATAATGAAATGGGAAGTCAAAGTTATAGAGGACTTCAGGAGAGGCTGCTTTGTTCATTACGAGTCAAATGCAGTCCAGCATTTTGCAAAAAAAAGCTGGGTTTGTGTGTAGGTGGAgacagtgttatcaaaggcgaaaagctCTAAAAAGCAATGTAGATCTATTAGGGTCTTAAGTGCAAAGCGCACTTAAAGTGTGGGCTTTAGTAAAAAAAGGCGCGACTAtgggaaaaaataaaatatatatgttatTCAAAAACAAAGTAACCGATTCATTTATAATGTTTTCCTTTACACTAATATGTTTATTTTCTGATTATATTTGCTGTTTAGTGCCACTTGATTCCCAATACAATTCATGGGCAATGAGGGGCATGTCTTAGTTCCTTGCCTTACTCTGAAGCGCAGCTTAAGAGAAACGCCCTCCTTGAGCTTTTCTAAGCTTCAGGGCTTAAGCACTCCTTAAATGAGCCTTTGACAACACAGGgcggagaagaagaaaagaagggcTATCATCTATTTACCTGGACATTCTTTCTTTGCTCGTGATATGAATTTTGTTGAGTTCTCTTTTCAGTTCAAGCAAAAAATAGGATTGCAATCTTCCAAAATATGGTAGAACGTGTTAATCCAGAATAACCAGAATGCAATGAATATTCTATTCATTGCAAAAGGGACATGCTTAAACCTGCTGAGTGTGTGATGCAGTGCTTATACCTTACAGGTACTTTGTTAGTTAATGAAAGAATGTTGGAGTCCTACGTGATTGCAAGAGACCGATTTCTTGTTCAAAATGGAAAAATGTTTCCTGGTGTTGGAAGGTAATTTTATTTCTTGTCAGCACATTGAGGAGCCTTGCCTTGTCAAATCAATGATGATGTCTGCAATTTTCTTGTAAGGATTTGTTCTCATAGTCATTTCGCTCAACTGTTCTTTGTTTTTATCCCATCAAATGTCTCTGTCATGCCAAATAATTTGAAGCTAATATTCTTCATTAAATTGTTATTTTACTGTCTTATCTTTCTGGCATATTGAGTGT
Coding sequences within:
- the LOC104227153 gene encoding probable histone-arginine methyltransferase 1.3 — protein: MEQKQKEQKFLVSSASMVLRSSYSIVLETGSVFCRFTFQSGSPELRFGHGSNDVIFVNLQSSQLFKLGPADSLCISEASEANKEIPYSRGISIQFRNEEESRAFHCAFEQWKKEVVVQECPLTNGAVSTSKSKFDDKIESSSAKMYFHYYGQLLHQQNMLQDFVRTGTYYSAVIENRADFLGRIVVDVGAGSGILSLFAAQAGAKHVYAIEASEMAEYARKLIAGNPSLNERITVIKGKVEDVELPEKADILISEPMGTLLVNERMLESYVIARDRFLVQNGKMFPGVGRIHMAPFSDEYLYMEIANKATFWQQQNYFGVDLTPLHGSAYQGYFSQPVVDAFDPRLLVAPAVSHVINFNSIKEEDLYEIDIPLRFLSSVSTRIHGLACWFDVLFNGSTVQRWLTTAPGAATTHWYQLRCVLPQPLYVMPGQEITGRLHLVAHKAQSYTIYLTLSALVGDMLQTSSVKLDLKEPYYRMSQPQAYSLAQDQQPNQLLQTQDIELPSRDEDGSILMQPPSPNSGADLHSL